In Fusarium oxysporum f. sp. lycopersici 4287 chromosome 2, whole genome shotgun sequence, a genomic segment contains:
- a CDS encoding 23S rRNA (-2'-O)-methyltransferase, with protein MGKSSKDKRDAYYRLAKEQGWRARSAFKLLQLDEEFDLFADVTRVVDLCAAPGSWSQVLSRVLIKGEKFGRAAWQDKEAKFRQQMLGIIPKDSDSEQMTETEKVQEEQQETTKPREDVKIVSIDLQPISPLAGITTLRADITHPATVPLLLSALDPSYDPKTAGTQASHPVDLVLSDGAPDVTGLHDLDIYVQSQLLFAALNLALCVLKPGGKFVAKIFRGRNVDVLYAQLKIFFEKVIVAKPRSSRASSVEAFIVCINFQPPAGFRASLEEPLGVGGRLEEMLKEKGDVDMQDSTIKDEGVVEMEVYDETTEDTERSTRWVAPFIACGDLSAFDSDASYQLPEDYVSLDPVQPPIAPPYKRAIEMRAAMSGSQR; from the exons ATGGGAAAGTCCTCAAAAGATAAACGCGACGCCTACTACCGACTTGCCAAGGAGCAAGGATGGCGCGCTCGAAGTGCCTTTAAACTTCTCCAATTGGACGAGG AATTCGACCTGTTCGCCGATGTCACTCGAGTCGTCGACCTCTGCGCCGCACCCGGAAGTTGGTCGCAAGTACTATCCCGCGTACTGATCAAGGGCGAAAAGTTTGGAAGGGCTGCTTGGCAGGATAAGGAAGCCAAGTTTCGACAGCAGATGCTGGGAATAATACCCAAGGACAGCGACAGCGAGCAAATGACGGAAACTGAGAAGGTTCAGGAGGAGCAACAAGAGACTACAAAGCCCAGAGAAGATGTCAAGATTGTGTCGATCGATTTGCAACCTATTTCACCACTTGCGGGTATTACAACACTTCGAGCCGATATCACACATCCTGCGACAGTTCCTCTGCTACTTTCAGCACTTGACCCTTCTTATGATCCCAAGACTGCTGGCACCCAGGCCTCGCACCCGGTTGATCTAGTTCTGAGCGATGGAGCTCCTGACGTGACAGGTCTTCATGACCTCGACATCTACGTCCAGTCTCAACTACTCTTCGCCGCCTTGAACCTAGCCCTCTGTGTCCTCAAGCCTGGAGGCAAGTTCGTCGCCAAGATATTCCGCGGAAGAAACGTCGATGTTCTCTACGCGCAACTTAAGATATTCTTTGAGAAGGTCATCGTCGCCAAGCCCCGCAGCAGTCGCGCAAGCAGTGTGGAAGCTTTCATTGTGTGCATCAACTTCCAGCCTCCCGCCGGTTTCCGCGCCAGCCTCGAAGAGCCTCTCGGTGTTGGTGGACGATTGGAGGAGAtgctcaaggagaagggtgATGTTGACATGCAGGATTCGACGATAAAGGATGAAGGTGTCGTGGAAATGGAGGTTTACGACGAGACGACCGAGGACACGGAGAGAAGCACTCGATGGGTTGCACCGTTCATTGCTTGTGGAGATCTATCCGCCTTTGACTCCGATGCATCATACCAGCTCCCTGAGGACTACGTCTCTCTAGATCCCGTCCAGCCCCCCATTGCTCCCCCGTATAAACGCGCCATTGAGATGCGAGCCGCCATGTCCGGATCACAGCGCTAA